The Homo sapiens chromosome 16, GRCh38.p14 Primary Assembly genome includes the window agaaaatgacttcTGCAGAGACTGAATCATCTTTATGTCCTCTATGGTAGTTGGCACTTAgtagatattaaataaaaaacaggctgggcaagatggctcatgcctgtaatcccagtaatttgggaggctgaagcaggtggatcacttgagctcaggagttcaagaccagcctgggcaacatggtaaaatcctatctctacaaaaactataaaaagtagcgggatgtggtggcatgtgcccatagacccagctacttggaaggctgaagtgggaggattgcttgagcccggggggtGGAAGTTGGACTGAGCCAAGgtccagctccagcctgggccacagagggagaccctgtctcaaaacaaacaaacaaacaaatctcttTAACTCCCAAAATGGAAAGTTCTCCAAGATATATgttaagtgattaaaaaaaaaaaaaaaagggccagcctggcatgctggctcatgcctgtaatcccagcactttgggaggccaaggaaggcagatcacctgacatcaggagttcgagactagcctgaccaacatggggaaaccccgtctctactaaaaatacaaaattagccaggtgcggtggcacatgcctgtaatcccagctactcgggaggctgaggaggagaatcgcttgaacccaggaggcggaggctgtggtgaaccgagatagcaccactgcactccagcctaggcaacaagagcgaaactccatctcaaaaaaaaaaaaaaaaaaggaaaccgcatctctactaacaatacaaaaattagctgggcaaggagCTAAGTGattatagtaccagctactcaagaggctgatgcaggagaatcactaaaccgcatctctactaaaaatacaaaacttagccaggcaagGAGCCCGGTgactatagtaccagctactcaagaggctgatgcaggagaaacacttgaacccgggaggcggagtttgcagtgagttgagattgcaccactgcattccaacctcggcaacagtgcgagaccctgtctcaaaagaaaaaaataatataaagtgaccaggtgtggtgactcacacctgttatcccaccactttgggtggaagcaggaggatcactggagcccaggagtttgaaaccagcctaggcaacatagtgagaccctgtctctatattaaacacacacacacatgcacacacacacacacacacacaaaggcagcCAGACTATGCACTAGGAACTGCCCTGGGAATCCCTTTGcattctcacaacaatcccatttcacagatgaagaaaccaaggcacagaaatattaagtaatgtgtccaggtgcggtggctcacgcctataatcccagtactttgggaggctgaggcaggcagatcacgaggtcaggagttcgagaccatcctggccaatatggtgaaaccctgtctctactaaaaatacaaaaattagctggatgtggtggcaggtgcctgtaattccagctactcaggaagctgaggcaggagaattgcttgaacccgggaggcggaggttgcagtgagccgagatcacaccactgcactccagcctgggtgacagagcaaaactccgtctgaaaaaaaaaaaaaaagaagaagaagaaatactaaGTAACTTGTCTGAGGCCACTTAGTTACCAAGACGtgggagctgggacttgaacccaggcagtctgcaGTCTGACTGGATTCATGCCTGCAGCCTCTGCACTCCTGCTACTTACTGTGTGAGAAGCGCCTGTTCTGTGGAAGGTTGTGGGCTGAGATCTTTCCATTAGTTCCACTCATTTACCCCCAAGGCTGTTCTTAAAGACAGGCATGAcagttatgcccattttacagatgcggCCCTGAGGCTCACAAGGGCACGCCACTCGCCCATTTCCACAAAGCTATAGCTCGTTAGCGGAGGGCAGAATTCGGCCGCCTCTCCCCTAGCTCGAAGGCTGTGATTGAcacagaggtttttttgttgttgttgctgttgtttgttcttttttctttttttttttttttttttttttttgagacggagtctcgctctgtcgcccaggctggagtgcagtggcgcgatctcggctcactgcaagctccgcctcccaggttcacgccattctcctgcctcagcctcccgagtagctgggactacaggcgcccgccaccacgcccggctaattttttgtatttttagtagagacggggtttcaccgtgttagccaggatggtctcgatctcctgacctcgtgatccgcccgcctcggcctcccaaagtgctgggattacaggcgtgagccaccgcgcccggccctttttttttttttgagacagggtcttgctctgtcatcccggctggagtgcagtggtgcgatctcagctcactgcaaactctgcctccaagatgcaaatgattctcgtgcctcagcctcccaagtagctggaattacaggtgtgcactaccacgcccagctgttttttgtagagatggggttagtAGAGATttgtttaatagagatggggtttcaccatggtctctactaaaccctgtctctactaaaaatacaaaaattacccagacgtggtggcacatgcctgtagtcccagctactcaagaggctgaggcaggagaatcacttgaacctgggaggtggaggttgcagtgacccaaaatcatgcactctagcctggggtctcgcttttgcccaggttagagtgcagtggcacaatcacagtggctcactgcagcctcaaactcctgggctgaagggaatcctcccacctcagcctcccaagtagttaggactataggcatgtgccatcctggcgagttaattttttgtgtgtttttattctctcgagacagagtcttgctctgttgctcaggctggactgcaatggcgtgatcttggctcaccgcaacctccacctccggggttcaagcaattctcctacctcagcctcccgagtagctgggattacaggtgcgtgccaccatgcctggctaattttgtatgtttagtagagacagggtttcgccgtgttggtcaggctgctctcgaactcctgacctcgtgatccacctgcctcggcctctcaaagtgttgggattacaggcatgagccactgagcctggcctggtgagctaatttttaaatttgttatagagacaagagagacaagagtctctcttatgttgcccaggctggtctcgaccccctggcctcaagtgatcctcccacctcagcctcccaaagtgctgggattacagatgggtgtcaccgcacctggcctctgaggAGGATTTCATTATAAACCTGCCCTGAAGGGAGGGAATCCAATTTTACGAGAGGGTGTAGCCTGGTGAGGCCTGGATGACCTCCGGAGGCAGGGGCTTGTGCCTGGGCTGAGGCCTAAGGGACAATGGGCAGACATGAAGTTGCCCCAGGCAGAGGGTACAGTGTGGGCAAAGTCAGGAAGTGGCAGGGCTTGGATCActccaggaagagagaggagtcaTGTGTCACAGGAGCTCGAGACCCAGAGagtgaggcaggcaggcagggaccaAGCTTGGGCACAGCCAGGAAGGCAGGACAGGGCATGGTGGGGCCAATGGAATCATTACCCAAGACGGGCATTTTCAGGGAAACAGCTTAGATAAGGCCAGGCGTACagtagctcccacctgtaatcccagcatttggggaggctgaggtaggactgcttgagcctgggagttcaagaccagcctaggcaacatagtgagaccccatatccacaaaaaatttaaaaaaggagtttGTGTTCCTGTAGTAGcatacttgggaagttgaggtggcagtatcacttgagcccgggagttcaaggctaaagtgagctgattgagccattgcaccccagcctgagcgacagagagatatgctgtctcaaaggaaatacaaactaaaaaacCAGCCGGACatgctggcgtgtgcctgtagtctcagctacttgggacactgaagtgggaggatcgcttgagcccaggagttcaaggctgccgtgagctatgattgtgcctctgcagtccagcctgggcgactgcaGACTGCAGGACTtttttaaagaccctgtctcttaaaaaaaaaaaaatcttagataaGAGGATGCTGTGCCTCCCTGGGGGTCTTCAGTCACCCATGGTCCTGGCAAGAGAGGAGGGCCAGGAGAGAGCTTCACCCACCTGCTGTCCTGCCCATGTGACATCCGCAGGTGCTGCCATGGCCACGACTGATGTTACACTCGAGCTGAGGAGGCCGGCTGCAGCCCCAAGACAGAGCGCTACTCCTGGCAGTGCGTCAATCAGAGCGTCCTGTGCGATGAGTCCCCAGCAGCACCATGCCACCCACCCCGAGTATCCCCTGGGCACCCTGGCATAGCCAGATGACTTCCGTGCCCCTGTTGCAATAACCACTGCTTCCAAGTCTCTGTAGACCACCCCTTGGGTATATCTCATgtaagtgatatttattttatttattttttgagtcagagtctcactctgtcacccaggctagagtgtgctgacgtgatcttggctcactacaacctctgcctcctgggttcaagcgattctcatgcctcagcctcccaagtggctaggactacagacatgcaccatcacgcccagctaatttttgtatttttttcagtagaggtggggtttccccaagttggccgggctggtctcaaactccccacctcaagtgctctgcccgcctcggcctcccaaagtgctgggattacaggcatgagccatggtgtctggccctaatgtgagtgatctttaacactgagcacttgaaaaagaaaaccctgaagaaaCCTAATTATTCGATGTCTGGACGACAAGGAAGAAGATAGAAATGGCATCAGATAATAAACAGTGTAAATGTTTGTTTATCAGAAAGGGGCTGGTGGTCGGGAcaagtaggaggatcgcttgagtccaggagtgcatctctacaaaaaagttaaaggattttttaacattggccaggcgtggtggcacatatctgtgatcccagctacttgggaggctgaggcaggaggattgcttgaagcccaggaggttgaggctgcagtgagctgtgatcgagccactgcactccagcctgggtgacacagcaaaatccagtctcaaaaaaaaaaataataatattttacataaccaACCActtctaaagattaaaaaaaaacccctatGATTAAAAACCTCAGGTCCCTCAGGCAATCATACCAGATATCGAAACAAAGCAATAACATAAGGActgcagtatttattttatttttatattatttatttattctttgttagtttttggagtgtgggttttgttttgttttttgaattttttattttgttctactcGGTTTTATTcttattgctcaggcttgagtgcactGGCCTCTTCTCAgctcaacctccgcctcttgggttcggGTAATGATGGTTCCACGTCAGCGgccctccgcctcttgggtttgcGTGACGGTTCCACGTCACCGaccctccgcctcttgggttcggGTGATGATGGTTCCACGTCAGCGgccctccgcctcttgggtttgcGTGACGGTTCCACATCACCGaccctccgcctcttgggttcggGTGATGATGGTTCCACGTCAGCGgccctccgcctcttgggtttgcGTGACGGTTCCACGTCACCGaccctccgcctcttgggttcggGAGGTGGTTCCATCTCAGCCgccctctgcctcttgggtttgcgtggtttttctgcctcagcctcctgagtagctaagggaggtgtcttgagattatcatcggctgagggtggaagcggcccccgcagacgctcggcaggtgtcttgatattatcatctgctgagggtggagctgagggtggaaggggagtgagctgacgctcggaaggtgtcttgagattatcatccgctgagggtggaagcggcccccgcagacgctcggcaggtgtcttgatattatcatctgctgagggtggagctgagggtggaaggggagtgagctgacgctcggaaggtgtcttgagattatcatccgctgagggtggaagcggcccccgcagacgctcggcaggtgtcttgatattatcatctgctgagggtggagctgagggtggaaggggagtgagctgacgctcggaaggtgtcttgagattatcatccgctgagggtggaagcggcccccgcagacgctcggcaggtgtcttgatattatcatctgctgagggtggagctgagggtggaaggggagtgagctgacgctcggaaggtgtcttgagattatcatccgctgagggtggaagcggcccccgcagacgctcggcaggtgtcttgatattatcatctgctgagggtggagctgagggtggaaggggagtgagctgacgctcggaaggtgtcttgagattatcatccgctgagggtggaagcggcccccgcagacgctcggcaggtgtcttgatattatcatctgctgagggtggagctgagggtggaaggggagtgagctgacgctcggaaggtgtcttgagattatcatccgctgagggtggaagcggcccccgcagacgctccccgcagacgctcggcaggtgtcttgatattatcatctgctgagggtggagctgagtgtggaaggggagtgagctgacgctcggaaggtgtcttgagattatcatccgctgagggtggaagcggcccccgcagacgctcggcaggtgtcttgatattatcatctgctgagggtggagctgagggtggaaggggagtgagctgacgctcggaaggtgtcttgagattatcatccgctgagggtggaagcggcccccgcagacgctcggcaggtgtcttgatattatcatctgctgagggtggagctgagggtggaaggggagtgagctgacgctcggaaggtgtcttgagattatcatccgctgagggtggaagcggcccccgcagacgctcggcaggtgtcttgatattatcatctgctgagggtggagctgagggtggaaggggagtgagctgacgctcggaaggtgtcttgagattatcatcggCTGATGGTGGAAGCGGAATCCGCAGACGCTCAGCAGGTatcttgatattatcatctgctgagggtggagctgagggtggaaggggagtgagctgacgctcggaaggtgtcttgagattatcatccgctgagggtggaaggcaGGTGTCTTGATGttatcatctgctgagggtggagctgagggtggaaggggagtgagctgacgctcggaaggtgtcttgagattatcatccgctgagggtggaagcggcccccgcagacgctcggcaggtgtcttgatattatcatctgctgagggtggagctgagggtggaaggggagtgagctgacgctcggaaggtgtcttgagattatcatccgctgagggtggaagcggcccccgcagacgctcggcaggtgtcttgatattatcatctgctgagggtggagctgagggtggaaggggagtgagctgacgctcggaaggtgtcttgagattatcatccgctgagggtggaagcggcccccgcagacgctcggcaggtgtcttgatattatcatctgctgagggtggagctgagggtggaaggggagtgagctgacgctcggaaggtgtcttgagattatcatccgctgagggtggaagcggcccccgcagacgctcagcaggtgtcttgatattatcatctgctgagggtggagctgagggtggaaggggagtgagctgacgctcggaaggtgtcttgagattatcatccgctgagggtggaagcggcccccgcagacgctcggcaggtgtcttgatattatcatctgctgagggtggagctgagggtggaaggggagtgagctgacgctcggaaggtgtcttgagattatcatccgctgagggtggaaggggatggAGCAGACACTCGGCacgtgtcttgagattatcatccgctgagggtggagctgagggtagagctgagggtggaaggggagtgagcagaCACTCGGGAGGTGTCTTGAGtttatcatccgctgagggtggaaggggagtgaggagACACTCAggaggtgtcttgagattatcatccgctgagggtggaaggggagtgagcacACACTCgggaggtgtcttgagattatcatccgctgagggtggaaggggagtgagcacACACTCgggaggtgtcttgagattatcatccgctgagggtggaaggggagtgagcagaCACTCGGGAGGTGTCTTGAGGCTCAGGGAGTTATCAGTTATAGAATGTTGTTGAGTTGGAGGAGGTGGCTGGTGGCCCatcctgttttttaaagtttcagctgTGAGGTAGGGCCAGTAGGGCAATCCTGAAGAATGACGATGCTCCGCTGCCGCCATTCTGACCTGTAGGGCCAAAGGAGGGAATGTTTTCACACATATTCATTTGATGGACAAAATTACCGCCACCAACACAGTCTGCACCTTCTGTTGCTGGTGATAGATTTTTGCACCTTTCCATCCTCCAGGTTTCAAAATAGAAGTATCAGTGTCATAATATCACCCTTCCACTGAGTACTGCCAACAGCTGGAGGGTAAAGGAAAGTCATTGGGACACACTGTTGTCTCCACATGCCACTGTGTCTGTCTGCAAATGTAGGCAGGCTGGGGTCCTGCCCCAGGGAAGACAGAGTCATAACAGAGTAATAAAGAAGCATGTTTGAGACACAGGAGTGTCTATGTCTATCCTCATTCCTCCCTCACAGCCATCACCAGAGCATGTTTCTTGCACCAGGTCAACAGACAGTAAGAGACAGTAAGAGAGGCATGAAAAGCCCACTGTCCACACATGTTGCAGCTTCTTTTTGGAGAATGTTTTCCAGGCCTTTTATGTTCTGTCTCTGATTCTCAGAACTCTGCAAGGTCAGTGTGACCACCCTGCTCCAAATCTAAGAAAACAGaggtttccagaggaaggagaaattgtgcccagggtcacacagcttgcAAGAGGCAGAGTGGAAGTTGATTCCAGCTCTGCCTGCAGGACCCTCTCATTTCCCCTCTGTTTCCCTTCTTGACAAAGGATCTTCTTCACTCTGGAGGTGCCACCCATGAGAACAAAGAGCTCTGGAGAGATGTGGATTCCTGAAGAGCTGCAGGGGAACTGGGAGAGGGTTTTCTGACAGAACAATCTCACCTCAAGAAGTCACTTAGGCATGgctgtaatatttcttttcactCCCAGGTAATACCAAATTGTAAGTGCACTAGGACATAAAGAATACTTTTGTCCATGGAAAAATGAGGTGGGAATTCTAaacaaagcaagttttaaaactgtgtttcaCTTCAAGTGTACAAGTCCCATCACGTGTAATCATAGGACTCGGCAGCTTTTGAAGGTACAGAGGCCACACAAGAACCAGCTTAGCTGAGCATCATTTAAGGCCTTCATTTGGAATTGTCCCTGTGGGTAATAAGTTACATTCACTCTTCACTAGTTTACAGTCAGGGCCCATCTGCTATTACAAATACGGAACCTCTGACACTTAGAATATTAGATCAGGGGCCCCACTGGGTGGGGATGAAGGTGTTTTTGCGCAACACGGTTACCAACAGGGATGGGACTGTGATGCTTGTAGGCAGCCTTTCTCTCTGCCATCTCCCTCTGCAGGGCTTGAGCACAGAGCTGTAGGGAGAAAAATGTATCCATGTCCTGACCTGGCAGACTATGTccaaaagcaaggaaaacaaGCAAACTTACCCAGTTGCAAAGAGCCTTTCTTGCAGAAGGGGGGATCTGAAAAAGCCAACACATGAGAAATTGAATGTTGAGAGAGTCTAAGGGCCGTGGCATCATCTGCATCAGCACTGAACTATCCTGCAACTGCAGGGAGGAAGCTCCTTACTTTGCATTTGTGGTAGTCCTCTGCTCGCCGCCGCAACTCTTGCGCACGTTGAAACATTTTCCTATGGATTACAATCACTTTCATCAGATAAAGCACCACTTTCAGGATGATTTTAAATAATCTGCCATGTTTCTGTTATCCTCACAACTGTACCCTTACACAATCTATCTCTACCTAGAAAACGTATTTCAGATGGCTAGAAGAGTACAGTCTGAGCCGgtcacggtggctgacgcctgtaatcccagcactctgggagggcggggcggatggatcacgaggtcaggagattgagaccattgtggctaatatggtgaaaccccttctctactaaaaatacaaaaaattagccaggcgtggtggcaggcacctgtaatcccagctactcgggaggctgaggcaggggaatcacttgaacctgggaggcggaggttgcagtgagccaagatcacgtcattgcactccagcctgggtgacacagcgagactccatctcagaaaaacaaaaacaaaaacaaaaaaactgtacagTCTGATCCAAACTGTTGCTGTATTGATTCCTCCTCTTGCTTACTGCCTGCTGACTTCTGAGATGATAGTTTCCTTCCCCATTCTCAGTACATCCCTAATTCATCcttcattgagcatcttttatcaTAAAGCTGTATTCTCTTTGTATTAATATCCTTACCGTGTTTCACAGGGCAGAAACAGCTGGGCTTATAAACAGGCATAGTCCTTTTGAAGGATGTGGTTGATCCTACAACAACACACTTTCCTAAGGATGACAACAACTCACCCCACCCCTAGAATGGCTGGTATGAACCGAGTTTCCACACAGTCTAGCTGGCAATGGGGTCAGGAGACGTTTTGCTACTTCACATCTTTTGGTCACTGGTAAATATTAAggtactttgttttctgttttgtgaactctctctcgctctctctcacGATATGTCTTCTGACcgtttgtttctatttctgcatttacTGGGTCTAAATACTGTACAAAGGTTAAAAACAACACTCCAATGGGCGTTTCCCAAGAGGGTGGGGTACAGTTTCTGAACTCACTTGTAGGTGTGTATTTCTTTCATATCcaatttcccattttcctctgcctctgaTACCTGCCTCTCCTTTTCTGCATGCTCACATTCTTTCACGCTTAGTTTCCTCAGATTAGAAGGGagagaaatgcacacacatgATCCACCAGCCCGTGTGGGATTCCCTCTGCCCTTCTGGCATCTGAAGGCTGTGATTCAAAGATTCCCCCCTGCAACCTTCCCACAAATGAACCAACTGATTCTCACAACCGAAGGGAGAATTGACACCTCCCATTGAGGGACAAAAAAAAGTCACACTCTGGCCTGCTGGCAAGTCACCTGTCATTTCCAGCTCATCTTCATAGTTCCATAGTTAGTCCTATTCTTTAGTAAATATAAAGACTATTAAAAGCTTCTATGAGGTGCACTATGTGTGTCTCTGGGGTCAGTCTTGTGCTTGACACAGCGAAAGCTCATTTTAGTTCAGTGTGAAAAACCAGACCTCACCAATTCATCACAACTAACTCCATCGGAAGCAGAGGATTGCTCCTCATCTGACTCCTCCTGTGTGAGACCTGATTCTCAGTCAGAGGCTGATGCCGGAACTGAGACCATCAGCCATAGAGAGATCCTTCCAGAATAACCCCGCAGTTCACTACTGCACTTTGCCATGATTCAGGACTGGAACTCTTGTCATCAACTTTAAAGATCCTGGTTGAGAGAAAAGGCAATCTGAATGCTGGGCGCATCTATTGAATTAGAAATGATCGGAATGGCTCCTAAGTCAGGGTGTTATGTCCTGAAAATAGGTGACAACGGCAAACCATCCACCCTGGTGTTGACTGACTTTAACAAGGTTCAGTTCACAGAGATTGAGGGCAGAAAAAGGAAACGGCCTAAAAAGGGTAAGTTTGCTGTGTTGCCCTCACACCACTTGATTCATGGTCCTGATCCTAAGGATCTCACCTGATACTTGGCTTTATAGGAAGGATGTGTAAAATTCCCAGAACGCTAGGAAACAGGGGCGAAAACACTTCAAAGAGAAAGTTAATGAACTTGTTTCTGACCACAAGGCATCCTTCAGCACATGCTGTCTGGAGTGGCCTCAAACAAGgagtgtgtggtgtggtgctgagaatgcAATGGGAGCAGGGTCCTGTCCCCACGCTAAAGAAGCTCACAGCTTAATGCAAATGAGAAGCCAGTGAGGACATCACTACTCCTGCTGTGCACTTGGGaactagaaacacaaaacctgACTCTGGAGGGAAGCTAAGGAAGCATTCTACTCTTGAGTTGACATAAGTGCATCTGAAGCTTCTGATCTCCAATGAGAACAATGGGGGACACCAAACAGAATATAAAACCCATGATTGAATACATCAAATTGCTAACATGGCAGTAAACAGACATGAGGTGAAGATGGAGAAGAAGGAAACCCAGGACGAAAGTCAGCCTCGCATTTGGAACCCATTTCCCTGAGTTTCATTGCTGAATTCCAGAAGGAACTACTGAGATGCAAAGAAGCACAGCAGCTTTTGCACACATGCGTGGGATTAGATGGAAAACAAGTGGATTGAGGGTCTGCCAATGAAAGCGACCCATACTGAAGTCCGCTGGCTCTGGTTGAGACCCAGAAGAGTCATGCATCAGAATAAAGGTGGACAGGAAATACCCTGGCCTTTGTAGGGACTGAGCCTGCACCGACGACTTCAATTGCAGCTTGTATGGAGGACCCCTGACCATCCCCCAGAAGTAGACTCCCATCTCTTCTGCAGCAAGATAACATGCTACTAGGCCTCAATTCATtgctaaacattttttaacaagtatctcacatttaacaaaaaaagatcaGTCATATGGCAGCAAAATACAATGTCATATGACCAAAACATGAAAGACTGTGAAAATGAATCTGGAGGTGACCCAAGCATTGAATTCAAcaatccaggctgggtgcggtgg containing:
- the NPIPB4 gene encoding nuclear pore complex-interacting protein family member B4 isoform X4; protein product: MFCCLGYEWLSGGCKTWHSAWVINTLADHHHRGTDFGGSPWLHVIIAFPTSYKVVITLWIVYLWVSLLKTIFWSRNGHDGSTDVQQRAWRSNRRRQEGLRSICMHTKKRVSSFRGNKIVLKDVITLRRHVETKVRAKIRKRKVTTKINHHDKINGKRKTARKQKMFQRAQELRRRAEDYHKCKIPPSARKALCNWVRMAAAEHRHSSGLPYWPYLTAETLKNRMGHQPPPPTQQHSITDNSLSLKTPPECLLTPLPPSADDNLKTPPECVLTPLPPSADDNLKTPPECVLTPLPPSADDNLKTPPECLLTPLPPSADDKLKTPPECLLTPLPPSALPSAPPSADDNLKTRAECLLHPLPPSADDNLKTPSERQLTPLPPSAPPSADDNIKTPAERLRGPLPPSADDNLKTPSERQLTPLPPSAPPSADDNIKTPAERLRGPLPPSADDNLKTPSERQLTPLPPSAPPSADDNIKTPAERLRGPLPPSADDNLKTPSERQLTPLPPSAPPSADDNIKTPAERLRGPLPPSADDNLKTPSERQLTPLPPSAPPSADDNIKTPAERLRGPLPPSADDNLKTPSERQLTPLPPSAPPSADDNIKTPAFHPQRMIISRHLPSVSSLPFHPQLHPQQMIISRYLLSVCGFRFHHQPMIISRHLPSVSSLPFHPQLHPQQMIISRHLPSVCGGRFHPQRMIISRHLPSVSSLPFHPQLHPQQMIISRHLPSVCGGRFHPQRMIISRHLPSVSSLPFHPQLHPQQMIISRHLPSVCGGRFHPQRMIISRHLPSVSSLPFHTQLHPQQMIISRHLPSVCGERLRGPLPPSADDNLKTPSERQLTPLPPSAPPSADDNIKTPAERLRGPLPPSADDNLKTPSERQLTPLPPSAPPSADDNIKTPAERLRGPLPPSADDNLKTPSERQLTPLPPSAPPSADDNIKTPAERLRGPLPPSADDNLKTPSERQLTPLPPSAPPSADDNIKTPAERLRGPLPPSADDNLKTPSERQLTPLPPSAPPSADDNIKTPAERLRGPLPPSADDNLKTPSERQLTPLPPSAPPSADDNIKTPAERLRGPLPPSADDNLKTPPLATQEAEAEKPRKPKRQRAAEMEPPPEPKRRRVGDVEPSRKPKRRRAADVEPSSPEPKRRRVGDVEPSRKPKRRRAADVEPSSPEPKRRRVGDVEPSRKPKRRRAADVEPSLPEPKRRRLS
- the NPIPB4 gene encoding nuclear pore complex-interacting protein family member B4 isoform X3, translated to MRVRWMLFWLLFGLLLEFISHQCISVINTLADHHHRGTDFGGSPWLHVIIAFPTSYKVVITLWIVYLWVSLLKTIFWSRNGHDGSTDVQQRAWRSNRRRQEGLRSICMHTKKRVSSFRGNKIVLKDVITLRRHVETKVRAKIRKRKVTTKINHHDKINGKRKTARKQKMFQRAQELRRRAEDYHKCKIPPSARKALCNWVRMAAAEHRHSSGLPYWPYLTAETLKNRMGHQPPPPTQQHSITDNSLSLKTPPECLLTPLPPSADDNLKTPPECVLTPLPPSADDNLKTPPECVLTPLPPSADDNLKTPPECLLTPLPPSADDKLKTPPECLLTPLPPSALPSAPPSADDNLKTRAECLLHPLPPSADDNLKTPSERQLTPLPPSAPPSADDNIKTPAERLRGPLPPSADDNLKTPSERQLTPLPPSAPPSADDNIKTPAERLRGPLPPSADDNLKTPSERQLTPLPPSAPPSADDNIKTPAERLRGPLPPSADDNLKTPSERQLTPLPPSAPPSADDNIKTPAERLRGPLPPSADDNLKTPSERQLTPLPPSAPPSADDNIKTPAERLRGPLPPSADDNLKTPSERQLTPLPPSAPPSADDNIKTPAFHPQRMIISRHLPSVSSLPFHPQLHPQQMIISRYLLSVCGFRFHHQPMIISRHLPSVSSLPFHPQLHPQQMIISRHLPSVCGGRFHPQRMIISRHLPSVSSLPFHPQLHPQQMIISRHLPSVCGGRFHPQRMIISRHLPSVSSLPFHPQLHPQQMIISRHLPSVCGGRFHPQRMIISRHLPSVSSLPFHTQLHPQQMIISRHLPSVCGERLRGPLPPSADDNLKTPSERQLTPLPPSAPPSADDNIKTPAERLRGPLPPSADDNLKTPSERQLTPLPPSAPPSADDNIKTPAERLRGPLPPSADDNLKTPSERQLTPLPPSAPPSADDNIKTPAERLRGPLPPSADDNLKTPSERQLTPLPPSAPPSADDNIKTPAERLRGPLPPSADDNLKTPSERQLTPLPPSAPPSADDNIKTPAERLRGPLPPSADDNLKTPSERQLTPLPPSAPPSADDNIKTPAERLRGPLPPSADDNLKTPPLATQEAEAEKPRKPKRQRAAEMEPPPEPKRRRVGDVEPSRKPKRRRAADVEPSSPEPKRRRVGDVEPSRKPKRRRAADVEPSSPEPKRRRVGDVEPSRKPKRRRAADVEPSLPEPKRRRLS